The window GATAACTACTGAAATTCCGTCAAGCATTCCACTCATCACAAGGAACATAAAAGACAGCCAGTACAATTTAGACAGACCAAACCCAACAATGCAAAGGCCAAATCCCGTCACCACGGCAAGAAGGATTTTTCCCTGGTTTTTTCGAAGAGGTACAATGGATAAAATAGTAATGATACACATAGAGCCAATATCCGAAGCCGCATTCAGCAAGCCAAACCCTTCCGCTCCCGAATTCAAGATATCTGTGGCAAATACCGGGATCATAGCTACCGCACCGCCGAAAAGGACCGCAAACATGTCCAGACATAGTGCTCCCAGGATTTCTTTGGTTTTAAAAATATAAGAGATGCCTTCGCGCATGCTTTCCACCACATTTACTGTTTCTTTTTTGTATTCAGAATGCTGTTTTTTAAGCTGCCAGAAAAATAAAGAGGCCACGAATATTAATGATAAAATAGCAACCAAAGTCCATTTTACCCCGATAAATCCAATAAGAACACCACCTACGGCATGTCCGCAGACAGAAGAAATCAGGAAAGTGGCCTGGTTGAGGGTAACGGCATTCGGAAGATTTTCTTTCTTTACAATTTTAGGAATCATCGAAGGGACAATAGGACCGATAAAAGCTCTTGCTATTCCCGTAAAAAAGATAACGCCATAAATATAATAAGTAATCTGATGACCTGTGAAGTGCATTTCTACATCAAGGAAGGCGGGAACCAACAGAAGCCCGATCAGGAAAATATAGGCATAATTGCAGATAAGAAGCAGCCGCTTTTTTTCATTCATATCAATAACGTGTCCGGCATACAAGGCGCAGCTTACCGCAGGAATCACCTCAGAAAGTCCGATAAGGCCTATGGAAAAAGGATCTTTTGTTAATTGATACACCCACCATCCCAATAAAGTGGCAAGCATTCTGAAAGCTAAAACAATAAAAAATCTCCCGGTAAGAAGATTTCTGAACTCAACATTTTGCAATGTCTGTAACGGGGTAAAGGAAATCATGAACAAAAATAGCCCTAAAAATTTATTTAGGACTATTCATATGACAATTTTTGAAAGATATATTAAATATATCTCAAAAGATAAAATCTATTTTAGTCAGCTCTTGAAGAACTTAATACAATGGCAGCAACACCAGCTGCTCCGATAATAGTAGCACCCGCTGCAATTCTTGCTTTTCTTCTGTCTTTTACAGCAGCTACCTTAGACTTCGGAATAATTACTTCTGTACTGTCTTTTTTACCCGCTGTTCCTACAAGATTATCACCAACAACGTTTCTGAACAGGATAGTCTGTTTTGGAGAACCATCTCTCATGGTTACTTTGTAGATCTTCCCGGCTTCAAGATTAGAGTAATTGTTTTTTGAAATATCTTCGCTGTATTTTGTAGTAGCACAAGATGTAATAACAAATAAAGAGGTTAGTAAAGACGATTTCAACAGTACAGATGCTTTCATTATTTTCTTTTAGTTTTTCAAATTTATAATTTTTTTCGAATATACGTTTTTGGAATTGAAAAAATGTGATTAATTTTTGTAAATCTCTAAGAGATCTGCAATGTTTCTGTCGTTAGCCAATCTCGGAGTCTTGTTCTGGCCTCCCAGTTTTCCCTGAGATTTTGCATATTCATGAAAGGCATTTTTTGTAAGTCTGGTAATCTGAAGTTTCTGTAAGATATTTCCCGAAATCAGATCATTATAATATGTATTCTTTTTTCTCAGCTGCTGATCTAACTCATTTCTGAACAATTCTAGATTTTCAGGTTCCTTTTCAAATTCAATCAGCCATTCGTGATACGGAAGTCCTTCCTCCGGATTTACCTGCGGAGCAAGATGGAATTCTGTAATCTGTGCAGGATGCTTTTCAAGAGTGGCTTTCATCGCTTCTTCCACTTCAAAAGCAATCACATGTTCTCCGAAAGCTGAGGTGTAATGTTTTGTTCTGCCGCTCACCAGCACTCTGTACGGAGCTTTGCTGATAAATCGTACTACATCTCCTATAGAATAAGCCCACAAACCTGAATTGGTGGTCAGGATCAGTGCGTAGTCTTTATTAAGCTCAATTTCCTTTAACGTTAATCTTCTTGCATGGGGTTTACCATATTCTTCCAAAGGAATAAATTCATAGAAAATTCCATGATTCGTTAAAAGCAGTAATCCCTCTTTTGTATAATCATCCTGAAAAGCAAAAAAGCCTTCAGAAGCGGGAAATGTCTGGATGATATCTACTTTTCCGCCCAGCAGATCTTCCATTTTATCCCGATAAGGCTCATAATTTACACCTCCGGTAACAATAAGCTGAAGATTAGGGAAAAGTTGTTTGATCTTTTTACCGTGTTTTTCTGTAAGCTTCTCAAAATACATAATCAGCCAGGGCGGAATTCCTGAAATCAACGTCATATTTTCGTGTTCCGTTTCCTCAATGATTTTGTCTACTTTGGCTTCCCAGTCTTCCATAATATTGGTTTCCCAGCTTGGCAAGCGATTTTTTTGAAGGTAATTGGGGATGTGGTGTGCAACAATGCCTGATAATCTTCCCGTTTTTATCCCAAATACCTCTTCCAGTTCCGGACTGCCCTGCAGGAAAATCATTTTCCCGTTCACAAAATCGGCGTTATTCTTTTTGCTGATATAATGAAAAAGAGCGCTTTGGGCGCCTGCAATCTGAAATGGCATACCCTCCTTAGAAATGGGGATGTATTTGGATCCGGAAGTGGTTCCTGAAGTTTTGGCGAAATATTCAGGAGTTTCTGTCCAGAGAATATTGGCCTGCCCCTTTTTTACCCGCTCTATGTAAGGTTTCAGATCTTCATAATCGGCTACAGGAACTCTGTCCTGAAATGCTGTTACAGAATGGATGTTTTCAAAATCATGTTCCCGCCCAAAAAGTGTTTTTTGAGCCGTATTGACTAGGGAAAGTAATAAGTCTTCCTGGTCTTTCTCAGCATTTTTTTTGAAATCCTCCGCTTTTTGAACATGTTTTTTTGCCCAGATAAGCGCCGCATTTTTCTTGAAGAAGTTTAACATGGGTCAAATTTATAAATAAGTGGAGAATCTGGAATCATTTTTTAGAAGCTTCACATAAAAAAACCGATAGAACACGTTCCACCGGCTTTTTCGAAATTTGATTATGAAAATAACAACTATATGTTAATGTTGTACTTATTTGTTTGCTTTGTATCTTTTATCCGGAGTACCGTCTTTTTTCAGATGTTTGTTTTCTTTGTATCTCTTATCTGGAGTACCATCTTTTTTCATTTTGGCAGCCGGTGGTGCAGGCTTCGCTGCTTTTGCATCTACTGCTGGTTTTGCTGCTTTTACTTCTGCAGGTTTAGCGGCAGTTACTGTGCTTTTTGCAGGATGATGAGGCTGTGCACTTGCAGCGGGAGCAGTCTGCTGAGCAGTTGCAAGTCCTAATCCCAAGATCAGAGACATTGCTGATAAGAATTTTTTCATAAGAATTTTTGTTTGTTTTTTATTGAATAAAGATATACAAAAAGCAGGCTGAAAAAGTGGGATTTTCAAACTTAACTAAAGTTTATTACAGCTTAAAAAAAAATTAAAGCCTTCATTAAGAATGAAAAA of the Chryseobacterium aureum genome contains:
- a CDS encoding MFS transporter: MISFTPLQTLQNVEFRNLLTGRFFIVLAFRMLATLLGWWVYQLTKDPFSIGLIGLSEVIPAVSCALYAGHVIDMNEKKRLLLICNYAYIFLIGLLLVPAFLDVEMHFTGHQITYYIYGVIFFTGIARAFIGPIVPSMIPKIVKKENLPNAVTLNQATFLISSVCGHAVGGVLIGFIGVKWTLVAILSLIFVASLFFWQLKKQHSEYKKETVNVVESMREGISYIFKTKEILGALCLDMFAVLFGGAVAMIPVFATDILNSGAEGFGLLNAASDIGSMCIITILSIVPLRKNQGKILLAVVTGFGLCIVGFGLSKLYWLSFMFLVMSGMLDGISVVIRGTIVQLKTPDHIRGRVLSVNSIFIMSSNEMGQFESGLMAKLLGVVRSVVFGGCMTVLVALVVGSTNTKLRKMQY
- a CDS encoding GH3 auxin-responsive promoter family protein; the protein is MLNFFKKNAALIWAKKHVQKAEDFKKNAEKDQEDLLLSLVNTAQKTLFGREHDFENIHSVTAFQDRVPVADYEDLKPYIERVKKGQANILWTETPEYFAKTSGTTSGSKYIPISKEGMPFQIAGAQSALFHYISKKNNADFVNGKMIFLQGSPELEEVFGIKTGRLSGIVAHHIPNYLQKNRLPSWETNIMEDWEAKVDKIIEETEHENMTLISGIPPWLIMYFEKLTEKHGKKIKQLFPNLQLIVTGGVNYEPYRDKMEDLLGGKVDIIQTFPASEGFFAFQDDYTKEGLLLLTNHGIFYEFIPLEEYGKPHARRLTLKEIELNKDYALILTTNSGLWAYSIGDVVRFISKAPYRVLVSGRTKHYTSAFGEHVIAFEVEEAMKATLEKHPAQITEFHLAPQVNPEEGLPYHEWLIEFEKEPENLELFRNELDQQLRKKNTYYNDLISGNILQKLQITRLTKNAFHEYAKSQGKLGGQNKTPRLANDRNIADLLEIYKN